Proteins encoded within one genomic window of Longimicrobium sp.:
- a CDS encoding DUF4350 domain-containing protein: MGSRREKLILAGLLLAVLVIGLFAGPGTRPDQYDPRLSSYSAGPAGARALYLALERLGVPVAQRRAAYAGADSLPGVLAVLAPSEGASPAELAALGRRLDAGGTLLYVADPGDDWLDSLGLALVTTRPDSVPEIFGDEHDGVTGRPRKHPLTAGVQPVPGFRWAFADTSRAIRQRRAVPLLVGDGGRVLALEMRRGRGTVVAFSDAAPFTNRALRESGAALLFARAAARAAAGGGAVVFDEYHHGYTEGATLTGGMRRFLARRPLGHAFLQLGLVGLLLLLLYGRRFGRPLPSPPARRRSPLEHVEALAGAYRQAGARRTARRLLVAGLARRLGRRPPRDDRAEAELLERLAAHPQAGPAAAGARKEWEQGGKADLVALARDVDRILAEVRRP; encoded by the coding sequence ATGGGTAGCCGCCGCGAGAAGCTGATCCTGGCCGGGCTCCTCCTGGCCGTGCTGGTGATCGGCCTCTTCGCCGGGCCGGGGACGCGCCCCGACCAGTACGACCCCCGCCTCAGCAGCTACTCCGCCGGGCCCGCCGGCGCCCGCGCCCTCTACCTGGCGCTGGAGCGGCTGGGGGTGCCGGTGGCGCAGCGCCGCGCGGCCTACGCGGGCGCCGACTCGCTCCCCGGGGTGCTGGCCGTGCTGGCTCCCTCCGAGGGCGCCAGCCCGGCGGAGCTGGCCGCCCTCGGGCGGCGCCTGGACGCGGGCGGGACGCTCCTGTACGTGGCGGACCCCGGCGACGACTGGCTCGACTCGCTGGGGCTGGCGCTGGTGACCACCCGCCCCGACTCGGTCCCCGAGATCTTCGGCGACGAGCACGACGGCGTGACCGGCCGCCCGCGCAAGCACCCGCTCACCGCCGGCGTGCAGCCGGTGCCGGGCTTCCGCTGGGCCTTCGCCGACACCTCGCGGGCGATCCGGCAACGCAGGGCCGTCCCCCTCCTGGTGGGCGACGGCGGGCGCGTGCTCGCGCTGGAGATGCGGCGCGGGCGCGGCACCGTGGTGGCGTTCAGCGACGCGGCGCCCTTCACCAACCGCGCGTTGCGCGAGAGCGGCGCGGCGCTGCTGTTCGCCCGGGCGGCCGCGCGTGCCGCCGCGGGGGGAGGGGCGGTGGTGTTCGACGAGTACCACCACGGCTACACCGAAGGGGCCACCCTCACCGGGGGGATGCGGCGCTTCCTGGCGCGCCGCCCCCTGGGGCACGCCTTCCTGCAGCTGGGGCTGGTGGGGCTCCTGCTCCTGCTGCTGTACGGGCGCCGCTTCGGGCGGCCGCTCCCGTCGCCCCCGGCGCGGCGCCGCTCGCCGCTGGAGCACGTGGAGGCGCTGGCCGGGGCGTACCGGCAGGCCGGCGCCCGGCGCACCGCCCGGCGGCTGCTGGTGGCGGGGCTCGCCCGCCGGCTGGGGCGGCGCCCCCCGCGCGACGACCGCGCCGAGGCCGAGCTGCTGGAGCGCCTGGCCGCGCACCCGCAGGCCGGCCCCGCCGCGGCCGGCGCGCGCAAGGAGTGGGAGCAGGGCGGGAAGGCCGACCTGGTGGCCCTCGCCCGCGACGTGGACCGCATCCTCGCAGAGGTCAGGAGACCGTGA